A window from Chrysemys picta bellii isolate R12L10 chromosome 2, ASM1138683v2, whole genome shotgun sequence encodes these proteins:
- the LOC135981274 gene encoding uncharacterized protein LOC135981274 translates to MESSQDRKRAPAWTEREVRDLLAIWGDEAVIAELRSSKRNGKVLEKISKAMKDRGHNRDTQQCRVKIKELRQAYHKAREANGRSGAEPQTCRYYAELHAILGGAATTTPTVCYDSLTGETHREDGSGNEEDDDDGGTVGSSQQQGSGETGFPNSQDMFVTLDLEPVTPELTQDPQGTQETSAANVSPSQRLVNIRKRKRRTRDEMFTELQMSAQADRAQQNAWRQSMTEMRKAQYEREERWRAESREEQSKWRAEDDRWRQLADRRQEAMLRLLEHQTDMLERMVELQERQQEQRPPLQPLCNQQPSSPSSIASSPRRPRTRWGGLRPPSHSTPDDRPSIRRLAFNKS, encoded by the exons atggagtcctcccaggatcgcaaaagagctccagcatggaccgaacgggaggtacgagatctgctcgccatatggggagatgaagcagtgatagctgaactccgtagcagtaaaagaaatggaaaagtattagaaaagatctccaaggccatgaaggaccgaggccataacagggacacacagcagtgccgcgtgaaaattaaggagctacggcaagcttaccacaaagccagagaagcaaacggaaggtccggggcagagccgcaaacttgccgctactacgcggagctgcatgcgatcctagggggtgcagccaccactaccccaaccgtgtgctatgactctctcactggagaaacacacagggaagacggttcggggaacgaggaggatgatgacgatggaggtactgtaggtagctcacagcagcaaggaagcggagaaaccggtttccccaacagccaggatatgtttgtgaccctggacctggaaccagtaacccccgaactcacccaagaccctcagggcacacaggagacctctg ctgcaaatgtttctccttcgcagaggctcgtgaacattagaaagagaaaacgtaggacgagggacgagatgttcacggagctgcagatgtccgcccaggctgatagagcacagcagaatgcgtggaggcagtcaatgacggagatgagaaaagcccaatatgaacgagaggagaggtggcgggctgaatcgcgggaagaacagagcaagtggcgggctgaagacgataggtggcgtcagcttgcagacagacggcaagaggcaatgctccgtctgctggagcatcaaactgatatgctcgagcgtatggttgagttgcaggaaaggcagcaggagcagagaccgccgctacagcccctgtgtaaccaacagccctcctccccaagttccatagcctcctcacccagacgcccaagaacacggtgggggggcctccgtccacccagtcactccaccccagatgatcgcccaagcatcagaaggctggccttcaataagagttaa